Part of the Gordonia crocea genome is shown below.
ACACCGGGGGCGATGAATCCGATCGCGCCGATGATCACGAAGAACACGATGGCATTGATTTCGAGGATCTGTGCGTCGGGGGTGATCCCGTGCCGCCGGTCGTCGAGGATGAGGACCAGGCCCAGCACCACCGCGGCAACGGCGCCCCACCGCCAGGAGTCGTCGTTGATCCCGGCGATCACGGCGTAGACGATCCAGGGGGCAAATCCGCGCAGAATGGTCATACCCCGCTCCTCGCTTCGGTTTTCGATATGGGACGAGGCTAGATCCTCACCGCATCTCGGGTCAGCATTTTGCGCGCAGAATGCTGCTACCGTGCGGGCCGGTAGTTCACGAAGCGGTAGCGGTCCCCGGACCTCGAGACGAGCCAGTCGCCGGTGTAGAAGGCCTCCCAACCCGGGCCGATCGGCGGCGCGAAGGCGTCGGCGCCGGGAACCTCGACGTCGATCTCGGTGACCCGCAACTCGGTGGCACGGTCCATCGCCGCCCGGTAGACCTCGGCCCCGCCGATCACCGACACCGGTTCGCCCTGCGCGAGCACGAGCGCCTCGTCGAGGGTCCGCGCCCGCACCGCGCCCTCTGCGGCCCACGCGTCGTCGCGGGTGAGGACGATGTTGCGCCGGTCCGGCAGCGGGCGGAACTTCGGCGGCAGTGAATCCCAGGTCTTACGGCCCATGATCACCGGGTAGCCGATCGTCAGCTCCTTGAAGCGAGCCATGTCTTCGGGCACCCGCCACGGGATGGTGTTGTCCCGGCCGATCGCGCCGTCGCGGCCCTGTGCCCACACCAGTTGGACCCGGGTGGGCATCGTCACCCAGCCGTGGGTCACACCGCCACCGGCGCCTTGATCGCCGGATGGGACTGGTAGTCGACGACGACGATGTCGTCGAACTCATAGGCGTCGATCGAATCCCGCTGCCGCAGCTGCAGTTTCGGGTACGGGAAGGGGTCGCGCGACAGTTGTTCGGCAACCTGGTCGACGTGGTTGTCGTAAATGTGGCAGTCGCCGCCGGTCCACACGAAGTCACCGAGCCCGAGCCCGGCCTGCTGCGCCACCATGTGCGTCAGCAGCGCGTAGGAGGCGATGTTGAACGGCACGCCGAGGAACAGGTCCGCGCTGCGCTGGTACAGCTGGCAGCTCAGCTTGCCGTCGGCGACGTAGAACTGGAAGAACGCATGACACGGCGGGAGGGCCATCTGCGGGATCTCGCCGACGTTCCACGCCGAGACGATGTTGCGGCGCGAATCCGGGTTGGCCTTGAGCATATCGATGGCCCCGGCGATCTGGTCGACGTGTTCGCCCGACGGGGTGGGCCACGAGCGCCACTGCACCCCGTAGACCGGGCCGAGGTCGCCGTCCGCGTCGGCCCACTCGTCCCAGATCGTGACCCCCCGCTCCTGCAGCCAGCGCACGTTGGAATCCCCGCGCAGGAACCACAGGAGCTCATAGATGATCGATTTCAGGTGGACCTTCTTGGTGGTGATGAGCGGAAAGCCCTCGTTGAGGTCGTAGCGCAATTGGTGCCCGAAGACACTGCGGGTGCCGGTGCCGGTGCGGTCGGATTTGGGGGT
Proteins encoded:
- a CDS encoding dihydrofolate reductase, coding for MPTRVQLVWAQGRDGAIGRDNTIPWRVPEDMARFKELTIGYPVIMGRKTWDSLPPKFRPLPDRRNIVLTRDDAWAAEGAVRARTLDEALVLAQGEPVSVIGGAEVYRAAMDRATELRVTEIDVEVPGADAFAPPIGPGWEAFYTGDWLVSRSGDRYRFVNYRPAR
- a CDS encoding thymidylate synthase → MSASIPTPYEDLLRHVMDNGTPKSDRTGTGTRSVFGHQLRYDLNEGFPLITTKKVHLKSIIYELLWFLRGDSNVRWLQERGVTIWDEWADADGDLGPVYGVQWRSWPTPSGEHVDQIAGAIDMLKANPDSRRNIVSAWNVGEIPQMALPPCHAFFQFYVADGKLSCQLYQRSADLFLGVPFNIASYALLTHMVAQQAGLGLGDFVWTGGDCHIYDNHVDQVAEQLSRDPFPYPKLQLRQRDSIDAYEFDDIVVVDYQSHPAIKAPVAV